The DNA segment ACGGGCAACTCCGCGTACCCGTCAAACTCCTCCGCAACTGATTCGAAGGCACTTCCCGCAAGCACGCATAGCATGATCGCAAGTACGTACCGAAGCGGGCATGGTGGAGTCCTTCGCAACTTATCTTCAACCATCACTGGGATTGCTCGACTTGCCAGAGTCCAAACGATTAAACACCAAAAACCTCAGGAAGAGTATGATCGCAATTTACCTCCCCGTTAAGGGATTGTCGCCAATCGCTAGGGACGCGAAATAGATTGGTGACCTATTTACGGGTCTCCAAGCAAGTTCGAGGGAGCGGAGAATAAAGGCAGCAGAATTTTCCCACCAACCAACCGACCTGCTTTCCTCTAAAATCAAATATCCTGTCCCGCTCCCCCCTATGATCATCCAATACGTGAAGTCTCCTCCATTGGTCGATTGGCTAAGAACATGCAAATTCAAAAACATATTGTGACTCTTGAATGGTTCACCGCCCTCGTTGCGTTGCTTTTACCTATGACGGTTTGCGAAGCGAATGAGCCGCTTACCCCTGCAAAAAGGCCGCTAAAGGTATTCATCCTAACGGGGCAATCGAACATGCAAGGGCATGCTCAGGTTCGCACCATCGATGCGATACAGCTAAACCCGCAAGCAGCTCCTCTGCTAAAGCTGATGAAAAATGAGGACGGCACGCTTCGGACATGCGAGCGAACCTGGATCTCGTCGATTGGCTCCGCTCAAGAAGAACAAACCGGACGCCTAACCGCTGGTTTCGGTGCTGCCGCAAACGGGCCCAAAATCGGTCCCGAGTTCACGTTTGGACTCGAGATGGAAGCGACGCACGAAGACCCCATCCTGATCATCAAAACCGCCTGGGGCGGAAAGAGCCTAAACACAGATTTCCGTCCTCCCAGTGCCGGCCCATACGAATTCAATGCCCAACAACTGGAAAATTTCAAGAAACAAAACAAGGACATCGACAAAATCCTGGCGGATAAAACCGACGCGACAGGTCGGTACTACCACCTGATGATCGATCACGTGAAATCCGTACTGGCAGATATCTCTCGTGTCTATCCAGAATACGATAAAGCGCAAGGTTACGAGCTGGCAGGGATTGTCTGGTTCCAGGGCTGGAATGACATGGTCGACGGTGGCAGTTACCCCAACCGGAATCAGTCGGGTGGATACGACCAATACAGCACACTTCTGACTCACTTCATCCGCGATGTACGGAAAGATCTGGACTCACCCAATCTGCCATTTGTGATCGGTGTTATGGGCGTCGGCGGGCCGACGAATCTGTACGGCCCGGATCAACAACGCTATCTGACGGTTCATCAGGGTTTCCGTGACGCGATGGCGGCTCCCGCTTCCATGCCAGAATTCAAAGGGAACGTCGCCGTTGTGCTCACCGAAAACTACTGGGATACCGAATTTGTTACCCTGCGAAATCAAGAGCGATCCTTCAAGCCTCAGGTCGATAAAATCAAGGCCGAGATGAAAGAAGGCAGTCTAAGTCGCGATCAAGGAATGGCCGCGATCGACAAAATCTACAATGCCAATTTTGACCAGAGGCAAATGCGGATCCTAAAAGAGAGCGTCTCAAACCAAGACTATCACTATCTGGGATCCGCAGGAATCATCGGCCAGATTGGGCAAGGTTTTTCCCAAGCAATGAATACGATGATTGAGTGATCGCCGCCCA comes from the Roseimaritima multifibrata genome and includes:
- a CDS encoding sialate O-acetylesterase, producing the protein MQIQKHIVTLEWFTALVALLLPMTVCEANEPLTPAKRPLKVFILTGQSNMQGHAQVRTIDAIQLNPQAAPLLKLMKNEDGTLRTCERTWISSIGSAQEEQTGRLTAGFGAAANGPKIGPEFTFGLEMEATHEDPILIIKTAWGGKSLNTDFRPPSAGPYEFNAQQLENFKKQNKDIDKILADKTDATGRYYHLMIDHVKSVLADISRVYPEYDKAQGYELAGIVWFQGWNDMVDGGSYPNRNQSGGYDQYSTLLTHFIRDVRKDLDSPNLPFVIGVMGVGGPTNLYGPDQQRYLTVHQGFRDAMAAPASMPEFKGNVAVVLTENYWDTEFVTLRNQERSFKPQVDKIKAEMKEGSLSRDQGMAAIDKIYNANFDQRQMRILKESVSNQDYHYLGSAGIIGQIGQGFSQAMNTMIE